From a single Lolium rigidum isolate FL_2022 chromosome 7, APGP_CSIRO_Lrig_0.1, whole genome shotgun sequence genomic region:
- the LOC124678892 gene encoding macrodontain-1-like — protein sequence MLSTLVSALLLVVTLTGVLPYVASSRGHVGVLSDGSPGDHLRMMERFHGWMAKHGRSYPTVEEKLRRFDIYHRNVMFIEAANLDGRLTYTLGENQFTDLTHEEFLAKHTSRPVAPSDLVRNEEETVITTRAGVVEEVKCKAAPDNVPHSINWADLGKVTEVKDQGEICGACWAFAAVATIESAYAIAKGVEPPVLSEQELIDCDQFDDGCRVGLMSNAYQWVQRNGGIANASTYPYHERLQTSQNKEKDGTCEEAKLREHAVTIRRYKYVTGNCEQQLMAAVAARPVAVLFDAHNYCFQHYKTGVYNGMCFDDDGELVGPCTSDHLTHSMAIVGYSGKGDDEEKYWIAKNSWGDTWWGEQGYVRLKKDVADPRGLCGLAIEPVYPLV from the exons ATGCTGTCTACTTTAGTTTCTGCTCTACTCCTTGTGGTCACCCTGACGGGCGTGCTGCCGTATGTGGCTTCTTCACGTGGCCACGTCGGGGTCCTCTCAGATGGGTCGCCGGGTGACCATCTCCGGATGATGGAGAGATTCCACGGGTGGATGGCCAAGCACGGCCGGTCATACCCGACCGTCGAGGAGAAGCTGCGGCGGTTCGACATATACCATCGCAACGTGATGTTCATCGAGGCCGCCAACCTGGACGGGAGGCTCACGTACACCCTCGGCGAGAACCAGTTCACCGACCTCACCCACGAAGAGTTCCTGGCTAAGCACACCAGCCGCCCTGTGGCACCGTCGGACCTTGTTAGGAACGAAGAGGAGACTGTGATTACAACTCGCGCTGGCGTTGTCGAGGAAGTCAAGTGCAAGGCTGCGCCTGATAATGTGCCTCATAGCATTAATTGGGCCGATCTAGGAAAAGTCACCGAGGTGAAGGATCAAGGCGAAATATGTG GGGCTTGCTGGGCTTTTGCTGCAGTTGCCACTATCGAAAGCGCTTACGCGATTGCCAAGGGGGTAGAACCACCGGTTCTGTCGGAGCAGGAACTCATCGACTGCGACCAGTTCGACGATGGATGCAGAGTCGGACTCATGTCCAACGCTTACCAGTGGGTACAGAGGAACGGTGGAATCGCCAACGCCTCAACATACCCCTACCATGAGAGGCTACAAACATCTCAAAACAAGGAGAAGGACGGCACGTGTGAGGAAGCGAAGCTGCGGGAACACGCGGTCACGATCCGGCGCTACAAATATGTCACCGGGAACTGCGAGCAGCAGCTCATGGCGGCTGTGGCGGCACGGCCCGTCGCCGTCTTGTTTGACGCACATAACTACTGCTTCCAGCACTACAAGACTGGTGTGTACAATGGCATGTgcttcgacgacgacggcgaatTAGTCGGGCCGTGCACGTCAGACCACCTCACCCACTCCATGGCCATCGTCGGGTATTCCGGCAAGGGGGACGACGAGGAGAAGTACTGGATCGCCAAGAACTCGTGGGGCGACACTTGGTGGGGAGAGCAAGGCTACGTCCGGCTGAAGAAGGATGTGGCTGACCCCAGAGGACTCTGCGGCCTTG